The following coding sequences lie in one Peribacillus frigoritolerans genomic window:
- a CDS encoding NAD(P)H-dependent amine dehydrogenase family protein, whose product MSMNYSEFAVFGLGPIGIEILRSAYQTNPQSIIGVVDIAPDKVGKDIGLLIHEKETNKCVVSHIRDVNTEAGHPIALHATGSDAQQVWPQIKELLDHGFSVVSTCEQLSFPWHRYPLLAKEIDDYAKAKGLSVIGTGINPGYIMDTMAISFTTVLTTVNQIKVNRKVDVSKRRLPLQKKVGIGMTREEFEFLAERNKIGHVGLEESVRLIAYGLNWKLSNVTNTIEPTIASEEMTVPLTVLKPGDVNGLHQISTGKTVDGKEISLDLTMSAGIKQEDEIVIEGNETQRLIVPNGIFGDTATAAMIINTAKQIDALRKPGLLTMADIGVPRNINQTDFVRL is encoded by the coding sequence ATGTCTATGAACTATTCTGAATTCGCAGTATTCGGGCTGGGCCCCATCGGAATTGAAATTCTCCGCAGTGCTTATCAAACGAATCCGCAATCGATTATCGGTGTTGTCGATATTGCTCCCGATAAGGTAGGAAAGGATATTGGGTTACTAATCCATGAAAAGGAAACCAACAAGTGTGTAGTCTCTCATATACGGGATGTAAATACCGAAGCTGGCCACCCTATCGCCCTACATGCAACCGGCTCCGACGCACAACAAGTATGGCCCCAAATCAAAGAGCTTCTAGATCACGGCTTTTCAGTGGTTTCCACCTGTGAACAGCTTTCCTTCCCTTGGCATCGCTACCCTCTACTTGCAAAGGAAATAGATGATTATGCTAAAGCTAAAGGGCTTAGTGTCATTGGGACCGGAATCAATCCAGGGTACATCATGGATACTATGGCCATTTCATTTACGACAGTATTGACCACGGTTAACCAAATTAAGGTCAATCGTAAAGTGGATGTTTCGAAAAGGCGCCTCCCCTTACAAAAAAAGGTCGGAATCGGGATGACCAGGGAAGAGTTTGAATTTTTAGCTGAGCGGAATAAAATTGGGCATGTAGGACTTGAGGAGTCTGTCAGGTTGATCGCTTATGGGCTGAATTGGAAACTTTCAAATGTAACCAATACCATAGAACCAACGATTGCAAGCGAAGAAATGACAGTTCCGCTAACTGTCTTAAAACCAGGGGATGTTAATGGGCTTCATCAAATTTCCACTGGCAAGACGGTGGACGGAAAGGAAATTTCCTTGGATTTAACGATGTCTGCAGGTATTAAACAGGAAGATGAAATCGTTATTGAGGGTAACGAAACCCAAAGGTTAATTGTTCCAAACGGCATTTTTGGAGATACCGCCACCGCAGCAATGATTATCAATACCGCTAAGCAAATTGATGCGCTCCGTAAACCAGGTTTACTTACAATGGCTGACATCGGGGTGCCTAGAAATATAAATCAAACAGACTTTGTGCGTTTGTAA
- a CDS encoding MFS transporter, with protein MLQGQKRWLYIAIPIFFFWFFGQIDKVGISVIQTDPGFLSDLGLTGPDKNAKIGLISFIFMISYSCSNIFWGVIIDKLGARKTAVLGLLVWTATMVMGGLSTSYEMFLISRVILGIGEGMMIPISGKFISNWFNKRELGRAQSFWITGNYLGPAVGTVMLILIISTFHWQAAFFALAAFNLFINIPMFLFLARNTPEEHPRMSKEEVSYIRQKDEADDVQSKQFFAKDYRYWIVWFGNLMSSFLFFGISIWLPTYLVEAKGFEREAMTGITSLSWLFALGFVLAGGFLADKTKRPSLLATILFILTAVFLTIAVIAPNPIFAGVSMGLAMGTQGGMFHLTNFFIIKFSTPETAGRAAGLMGFTNIMGGFSSYIMGWSRDLSGGDFGPSIAMLIVAAILGFVAYLFMIKQEVAEYHLSNATGNKVTL; from the coding sequence ATGTTACAAGGTCAAAAAAGATGGTTGTACATTGCGATTCCTATTTTTTTCTTCTGGTTTTTCGGTCAGATTGATAAAGTAGGTATCTCTGTTATCCAAACCGATCCGGGATTTTTAAGTGATCTTGGTTTAACTGGCCCGGATAAAAATGCGAAAATTGGCTTGATCTCCTTTATATTCATGATTTCATACTCCTGTTCCAACATTTTTTGGGGAGTTATCATCGACAAGTTAGGGGCACGGAAAACAGCAGTTTTAGGTTTACTGGTATGGACAGCGACAATGGTAATGGGCGGGCTGTCCACTTCATACGAAATGTTTTTAATCAGTAGGGTAATCCTCGGAATTGGGGAAGGTATGATGATCCCGATATCGGGAAAATTCATTTCGAATTGGTTTAATAAACGAGAGCTTGGCAGGGCACAGTCATTCTGGATCACTGGAAACTACCTTGGCCCGGCAGTGGGTACCGTTATGCTCATACTAATTATTTCAACGTTTCATTGGCAGGCCGCGTTCTTTGCACTCGCCGCTTTTAACTTGTTTATAAATATTCCCATGTTCCTGTTTTTGGCTCGTAATACGCCTGAAGAGCATCCACGCATGAGTAAAGAAGAAGTCTCCTATATTCGCCAAAAAGACGAAGCGGATGATGTGCAGTCGAAGCAATTCTTTGCAAAGGATTATCGTTATTGGATTGTCTGGTTTGGCAATTTGATGTCGTCCTTTCTTTTCTTTGGAATCAGTATTTGGCTGCCTACATATCTCGTTGAGGCCAAAGGGTTTGAAAGGGAAGCAATGACTGGTATTACTTCATTATCGTGGCTATTCGCGCTTGGATTTGTCCTGGCTGGCGGATTTTTGGCGGACAAAACGAAGCGTCCGAGCTTACTTGCGACAATTCTTTTCATACTAACAGCTGTATTTTTGACAATCGCTGTCATTGCACCAAATCCTATTTTCGCTGGCGTTTCCATGGGGCTTGCCATGGGAACCCAAGGAGGTATGTTTCACCTGACCAATTTCTTCATCATCAAATTTTCAACACCTGAAACAGCTGGCCGCGCAGCCGGTTTAATGGGATTCACAAATATTATGGGTGGATTTTCAAGCTACATTATGGGGTGGAGCCGCGATTTGTCTGGCGGTGATTTTGGTCCCTCCATTGCCATGCTGATTGTAGCAGCCATTCTTGGGTTTGTGGCGTACTTATTTATGATTAAACAAGAAGTTGCCGAATATCACCTAAGTAATGCGACAGGAAACAAAGTAACACTATAA
- a CDS encoding SDR family NAD(P)-dependent oxidoreductase, with amino-acid sequence MGMALKDKVVWITGGASGIGEAVTRRFIQEGAKVSIIGRSKDTLAKMKEEFGENILTYQGDVSKYEDNEQAVQATVEQFGKLDVFVANAGVFDGFAKFADVTPEALSEAYDFLLNINVKGSFFGAKAALEELKKTNGNIIFTVSGASFYPDGGGVWYTASKHAQIGLMRQLAFELSPSIRVNAVAPGGTLTALTVIPPLRPFVKIVDNDTKASSIKKRNILQLAQMPEDHVAAYVLLASDESRAITGEVISSDGGLSVRGLG; translated from the coding sequence ATGGGCATGGCCTTAAAAGATAAAGTCGTATGGATTACAGGGGGAGCTTCTGGAATTGGAGAGGCTGTCACTCGCCGTTTTATACAAGAAGGAGCAAAAGTGAGCATTATCGGCCGCTCGAAAGACACGTTAGCGAAAATGAAGGAAGAATTTGGTGAAAATATCCTTACATATCAGGGAGATGTAAGCAAATACGAAGACAATGAGCAAGCGGTCCAAGCTACTGTTGAGCAATTCGGAAAGTTGGATGTTTTCGTGGCGAATGCCGGCGTGTTCGATGGATTTGCCAAATTTGCCGATGTGACTCCTGAGGCGCTTTCCGAAGCGTATGATTTCCTTCTCAATATTAACGTAAAAGGGTCTTTTTTCGGGGCGAAAGCCGCTCTTGAAGAACTGAAAAAAACAAATGGCAATATTATTTTTACCGTCTCCGGTGCAAGTTTTTATCCAGATGGCGGCGGTGTTTGGTATACAGCGAGCAAACACGCCCAAATTGGATTGATGCGCCAGCTTGCGTTCGAACTATCTCCTTCCATCCGGGTAAATGCGGTAGCCCCAGGGGGGACATTGACAGCACTTACTGTGATCCCGCCGCTGCGTCCATTTGTGAAAATAGTCGATAATGATACGAAAGCAAGCAGCATTAAAAAACGGAATATCCTTCAACTTGCCCAGATGCCGGAAGATCACGTTGCGGCGTATGTACTGTTAGCTTCCGACGAATCACGCGCCATCACCGGTGAGGTCATTTCCAGCGATGGCGGATTGTCAGTGCGAGGACTTGGCTAA